In Magnolia sinica isolate HGM2019 chromosome 16, MsV1, whole genome shotgun sequence, the genomic window TACCAAACATTCGGGCCTTAACCTTTGAATGtgggtcatcttccaatgatccagaccgttaacaTGATGACTATCACTTTGTACGGTTTAAAAAGCTCTCAATGGactcttttgctttgaacatgAACTTGAAATAATTTGGTTCTTTTTGCTTTGAAAATGATCACGGTAACCTTTGTTTAATCTAACGGCTGTAATATTGAATCAGAGATTTTCTTTCGGTATTCCCATCAACGGCAGCCCCATCAAACAAATGGTTTGCATCACCCAAAAACAAACGGCTAGaatttcatcatcatcagctTTCCTCTTTTACACTTGAGAGATGCAATTTGCCCTGGCTCCACGAGCTGCTAATCAGGAAATCGGATCCGCTCATCAGGCGATCCCCATCCATATGACATCCCCCAAAAGTCCAACCAATCAGATCAtaaaatttggaccattgatcaatCCCATgcaaccgttcatttattttgtcccACCGAACGACCAAAAGTGAGCTGAACTTCGAGAGAAGTTTAATATGAGGCTCCTACATAATACATTTACACGTGTAAGGTCCAGATGATTGTAATAAGCATATCTATTTCAAAAGAAGGAAATTATTCATAACACAAAGCCCAAATGCAGAACATGATAAAGCCAAAcaggcctttaaaaaaaaaaagaaaagaaaaaaagaagacaacAGCTAAGACTACCCATGAAAACACCACCACCaccctcatcatcatcatacatgcATGTACATCATCAAACCCATTAtcacaataaaataaaatcaaaataaaaatatatcgCGATATCATTGTACATATTTTCATATTATAGCCTtttttttctcctcctttttatCCTAAAAAACagtctcttttcctttttctaatAATATCTTTAAAGATAATTCCTGGACAAGAGACAAATTAGAAACCCCTTCAATCAATTCAACTGGGGttttctactcttttttttttttttttggatttttggtggAAAGGGCTGGGGCGTCGGGTACTGCTTGTCGCTATTGTGCGCCAGGGGGTTTGTTTGTTTAGAATCTGGCGTTCTCGAACCCATGCAAATCGCTGACTCGattcaacgattttctcattaTGGCGACCTTCGCGAGCTGCTCCGCGGCTCGCCAAGCCGATGTAGGGGTTAGTGGCTCGCTGCTCTCGTCCGTTGTTGGATCGGGGATTCTCCGCCGTTGGATCTGCTGCTGCTGACGTCGTTGGTGGAGCTCGGCGAGCTCGGCTTCCAAGGCGAGGAGATTCTCGTCGGCTGAGATGGAGGTAAACTGGAGTAGCAGCGCGCGTGCTGAGGATAGGAGGTGGGTCGCGCTGGCTAAGTCGTTGCGGTCGGCTTGGCGGCGAGCCTCGGCTATGGATTTGGTCGTAATGAAGAGGTTCCTCAGCCGTTCGATCTTTGGGGCGGATGATCGGACGGCGTGCGGGCGAGGCACGAGTAACGCTTGCTCCTTGCACTGGACGAGATCTTGCGTGGCTGGGTCCCTGTACGAGCATCTGACGGACATCACGTGGTGGGCCCCAGCAGCTGACGACGGCACCCTCAGTTCTACAAGCAGCTCCCTCTCCTCCTCCGCGTAAAGGTCGCCGAGCCGGAACGAACCCGCCCCAACGAAAGCGGGCCGTCCGCTACATGAATAGACGGCCGAGATCTCGGCGGGAGCGGAGCCGGACGCGAAGCCCAGCTGGATCCGCACATCCTGTACGACCACGCTCAGCAGCCCGCCCACGCATTTCGTGAACGCATCCTCGGCCGGCTCGTGCGCCGGCTGCCGGTTCCCGAAGCCGGACTCGTGGACGgggatctcgaggtgggtgaagCGTGTGGACTGCACGTGCTGAGGCCGACGGCGTCGACTGGTGGCATTCTGCGGGGCCCGTTCATCCTGGCCGTCCGATAGCAGCATGATGCTCGCGACTGGATTGCGCTCGCGTCTGTCCTCGAGTACCTTCGTGGCCTTGCGCAGGGCCTCGCCCACGCACGTGCCCTGCCCGCAAGCGAGCCGGTCGACAATCCGGCGCGCCGTGCGCTGCCCGGTAGCCGACATCCTGCTCAGCGGCATGAGCCGCTTGGCGTGGCCGGAGAAGGCGACGATGGAGAGCCGGTCGGCCGAGCCTAGCGAAGCGATGACGAGCCGCATGGCGCGCTTGAGCATTTGCAGCTTGGCCCCGGTCATGCTGCCGCTGACGTCGAGCACCGTCACGAGATCGACGGGGGCGCGGCGAGGCGGATTGAGTAGCGATGCGGCGTTGCTATCCTGCGCCGTAGGCGGAGCTTTCACCTTCAGCACCACAGCGTAGCTCTCGTGGCTCCTCCCTACAGAAACAACGGCTGCCTCCGGCATGAGTCCGGCATCGACCCTCTTCAAATCTTGGCCGTTCATTGCGTCCGCTCTCGACGGCTTGGATGGATTGACGAAGAACCCTTGGAATTCTTCAATCTCTTCATCGTCTTCGTCAGCTTCTGGGATAGGATGGAACCGGGGCCCAGTCGGGGAAACCAACGGCTCATCGTCGTCGTAGGCTCTGGTATCGAGCGCACCCTTCTTATCTCGAATTGCGGCAGgctctcctttctctccttcagtGCTTTTCTCTTCTCCACCTTTATCAGGAAGGTGTTTGTGTATGGCGAGCAGAGGCACCTCCTTCCAGCGAGCATTGCAGACCGGGCAGAAGAGGCTGCCCTCCTTTCTAACATGCGCGGCGATGCACGGGAAGTGAAATGCATGTGAGCACTCCGCTGTGAAAATGGCCGTCCCCTGCCCTGTTTTCACGTTCTGCAAGCAAATCCCGCAGCTGCTCTGCACGGAAACCAGAAAAGGAAAATGCCCAGAAGTCAAAACCCTCTAATCATTCCTGCAATCCATCCCAATCCAATCCACACGAGCTCTAACCTACACCCCTGTGCGTACGATAAATCAACAGCccagaaaaacaagaaaaaagaaaaagaagtagtCTTTCTGGATGCTTACTCTCGAGGATCGCAAGCTGGTTCTGAAGAGTGAGAAACGAGAAGGCGATTTGGGCGAAGATGGATTTGAACCCAGAAGCGGCCTGGGGCTCTTCGTCTTGCAGAGCAGCCTCGGGCTATCATGCGCTGGAGGCGCAGCAGCTGGAGGGGTCGTCCGACACCTCAACCTGGGGCTCGAAACGGGTTGGGATTGCAATCGAGGGGTAGACGGGTTAGACCCGGTCGAGAAGAACCCAGTACAGCTCTTCGGGCTCTGCTTCTCAGATTCCGGCTCTCTACGAATCGACGTGCAGAAAGCTCTCCTCCAACCAGTTCCCATTTTTCAATCGACAAAGAAAAATCTTCAGTATGGGTTTTCGGAGAGAAGGAGAGATAGCTTTTGTTGTTTTGCTTGCGCGATTGAAGACAAAAGGGTAGGATTGAAAGGGAGAAATGGGGATTTGGGGAAAAGGTAAGAAAGATAGATTAGATGAAGGATcgatccccctctctctctctctctctctctctctctctctctctctgtttttatcTTTATTTCTATCTTCTTGTGTTTTTTCCTTTGGGTTTGTATTGAAAGCCCCCAAAAGATCTCTGCAACGAAAGGtctgctacaatgtattttttaaaagatagagagagaagatCGTAATCTCTATgtactgctgctgctactataACGACGAATTCACATTTCTGAGATAGAGATGGAAACAATTTCGTTGTTTTTATATTTGAAAGATGCTCTGGTGCTTTCAGAGTACTGTAAGTTACAGTGCTTCTAGTTGGATTGGGACACGTAAACATCCCAATccgttgatctagactgttcatcaggtACAGATCGCATTTCATCTGCTACGGTGGAAAAATCACATCGATCTAAcgaatattaaccatttgattaatggGATTTGATGTGAACGATCAAGATTATTTATGCTAGGACCTGGCTTGGATTGGTTATGATTCTCAAGAATTACTTTTGCTAGGGAATTGAAAACATCTCATCAAGGGATTGGTTAAAGGATGGCTGTAGGAAATAACGCAAactatggatggtttggatcatccgatcagttcgaattTTGCATGGGAACCTGTTAAATTGGTTCTTCAATTAATGGACCGTTCAGATCGatcaattggactgtccaagcGATTTTCGGACCCGTGATGGGGGAACGACTCTGTTGTATGCTGTCagaatggtgggccacgtcaGCCCAAAAGACGATCTTGGTCATTTGATCTGGCCTTTGGATGGAGAGGATAAaccaattgaatggttaggatggctGCCCATGACCCACTGCTTGGGCTGGCAATtaggcatgcatgcatgcatttgtAGCATTGATGAGATGTCGGGTATGTATACTCTTGTGGCTATCCTCTTTACCATTCACGTGGTATGGATGCaagatgatctgaactgtccaagtTGTGGCCGCACTCCAAAATTGATTGATCGGATGGTCATGATTGAAAAACGGGCGGTCGTCAATGGACGGTCAGAAAGATAAAAGGTTAAGTATAAAGTTCATATGCCAAATCAAACGGTTAGGATAAGTCTAATCagctagaatttttttttttttttcactaaataggatgaagaattataattcTAATTTGAGCTAATTGCTAATAGATCCAGACGGTTGATCTCATGGGACCCGCAGAAGATGGTGGATTATCTAAACAAAATTTCGATTGGAAGAACCTAGCCAAgtaatatttcttttctttttcttacgAACCATCTATTTGAGGCCACCTTATCCAAGAGTTAGAAAGCACCGACATTAGAGATTCTTCATGAATCTACCATCCACAGTATGGAccataagatcaacggtctggatccgATGACCACTGCCACATTTGTGGATAATGGCATTCATATGCATCAGAAATTCAAACTCCAGAATCCCCCTACTTTTAACATTCGATGTAATCGCCAAAATcacaaaaactttgatactctggccgtgTACGATGGATGATACCCAGTCACTCACAAATTTCTCAAAAATTGCATAAACGTCgtacaattcattaaaaaaaCCATCCACATTATGGGTCCCATGTTAGATACATCACGACCCAAAAATCACGCTTATTTCGTCATCTCACTATCAGATTGGTGTAAATTTAATGAACGGCTGTAAATGAGAAATATCCAAAGTTCTCACTTCAGCAAACACGTGTCCCAGAGCACGAGCATCAAAGTACTCTCTCACCAAAATTACCCTTTTAAAAACTACTAACAACTTTAGGCGGTGAAAGCATCTATCTCATACATTAGTAAGTGGAGGCCAGAACCGGCATCTGCCGGTTGCTGATCACCGAAGCATGTCAACGGTCAGTATTGCTTCTGAGAGTGTCCACGTTATTCATCCACGTCATGGCACCGACCCTGCAACAAAAACGCctgcttctcttctctctctcttctctctctccttatttAGAGTCATCCAAAGATAGCTTTTCTTCACGCGTCGCTAGCCTTATCACTTCCTTCCTAATTTTCTCTCGAAATCTGGCTTTATCTCACTTGCTTCTCTGGCATCTCTTACCCTTCTGTCTTTCTCCTTTAAATGACTACTCTACCCTTGTACTTTGTGCCGTAGCTGTTTACCCTGTCAAGGTTAAAAGAGTAAAAGAGTCATTTAGCTTTCGTTTCCACGCTCATTCTGAGTTTCTTTTCTGTCCGTCGCGAGTCATAGGATTCATTGTGTACCGCTGCCCACTGGGGCTCACAAGCTTATTTTAttatgatctaaaccgtccattttatgTAATTTATGTCAAAAGATCTGATATAATAAGCATGATGAGTATATTTCGATGAACTGAGAACAATCTACATAAAATTTTTAATGGATGAAATTCAATTATTAAAATCAAAGGCGAGGGTTATCGAGGAAAAGAGATAATGAGCTGGACGCCTAGTTATTTTGGTAGAAAGAATATGAACGGTCCAAGCCGTTGGGTCAGCTCAATATGTGCGCCCCAGTGGTGGCAACACGCGCTGATCTTAGTCGCAACGGACGCAAAACGGACTCTCGCAGAATCGAAATATCGtattgtatcatattgtatatcgTATCGCGATAAAGATCGTATCATATGGCAATGTATCTGGAAGTATCGTTTGTTTGGGGTCGTATCGTCGATTTATTCCGATACAAACGCATCAAAATATCAATAGCACGGGCTTGTATCGGATTGCGGTGGGTTCATATCGCGAAACGATACGTTCTATGGTTCGAAAATTCTTTTCAGATCTCGAGCCTATGAGTATTATAAAATCCTCGCATCACCATCCACGTGCACTTTTTACACGCAAAACATGCGGCAAACTGACTAGTGACCGGACATCTAAGACGtgaataaagtgggccccacataggaaatgAACATATGTAGAAAACAGAATGGACAATTTATGAAGAGAGCCACAAGCATACAAGGATTTGGACAGCTGGAAAGTTTGATCTGACCGTCCATTATTTTAATgtattaatgggccacatgatagatgTATCAgcgtaagttgttttttttttttttttatggccaTGTTTATCGTGATACCACCTTATGAACGGCTCAGATTTCCTAAAACCCTGCTCAGTTGGCAACTGTCTGGATGTGAATAGGGGGTGTTGTAGGGCTAGTAAACTGCAAACACGTGTCATGCATGTACTCAAAGTTAGATCTcttaacagtgggacccactttagatggTTATAAACCAAATTACAAAGAAGTATTATTCTAGTTATCTGATTTAATAATAGATGGTTATAATGGAAAGTAGCCAACGGTTTTAATCTAATAAGAAAACTTCTTCTAGTCTGAGGTCTTAATTAGATTTGACATTGTGTTGTAACCAATCTATTGTGAGGCCCACAGTTTTAACGGTTCGATTGAGTTTAATATATCTCACGTGGACAGTTGTGAGTGAGTGTGTATAAACCATCATATTCTACCAGAGTATCAGACTACTCACCTCAAAAATTACGTGCACCCCAGGAAATTTCCATTCTGTGTCCGTTTTGCCTGTGTCGCGAGTGACAATAACTAGCATGTGTCGTCCTAGTGGGACCCGATGGTCtgatgatcggatccatccataTTATTTAGGCTATTCTGTACGGTCTATGTATTAACAGGAATGGATAATTCTGACTATGAAAGTGTTTAGGTGAACATTCGACACTAAATGAACATtttcaatggctcacattcaaaTTCTAAAATCAAAGGACTATGAATTTTGAAGAGTAATCATTTtcatatagattttttttttttttggggaactTAGAAGATGGACGGTTCTTATTATTGGACCATCTCTGTATTTGGACCCGCAGGGGCGACATTATGTGTCAAACCTTAATCGCGATGTAGGGaaagaggagttatttgatacagcACCGGAATGAGATGGGCGACACGCAGGCTATTTGAGCTTGCATTTATACACCTAGCATGCATGTAAATCAaattagaccgtccaaatcatggaacCAACTCCATATAGGTTATCAAAGGTAAACAAATTACTGATTAGAAGATTCTAATCActcatttatttatatttatttgttGAATTCCAGCCGTTGCTTATATTCATGTTGACCGTCCATTAGATATCAACCAATTAATAGACCATCCAAGTCATCATTTCAGTATAACATGTAGTTTCTAGGccatctaaagtgggccccactatatagaCGGTTTAATATGAATTACACATGTGCCATGTATAAATAAATTTTCTGAGTGCTTAAACATCCCTGAGCACCCAAAACTACTGTAGAAAAAAGATATACCGCGGTCTGAGGCAACGGCCGGTAGTTTCTCAAGATTCGGATTgcgtaggacgcggattgcgtactacccccgcccgtccctagctcggaaagggcagttctgtgggcgggcccaccgtgatgtatctctaaatccaagccgtcaatcccttttatcagattattttaaggcatgagcacaacaatgaggcagatccaacagtgaagtgtaccacaccaaataataagcttggttgcattaaaatgcacaaagcgttaaatgtcagttgcattaaatgcaagagtcatctgtggtgtggtctattttaccgttggatatgcttcattttgtttttaaaatgaaaataatctaagaaaagggatagacggcttggatgtacagataaatcacggtgggcccgcccacagagctgcccgttcggagctagggacgggcgggggtagtaagaaatccgcgtccgattgcGTAGCGTCGGTACTGTGTGCTGGTCGCGGATTGCGCAAGGAGTAACTCGgtacgctgtggggcccactttaatgtatatgtaattatccacaccatccatccattttctcagatcatttcaagtcataatcccaaaattgaaacatatccaaagctcaagtggaacacaccacaggaaacagtagggacgtccaccgttgaaaccttcctagggcccacattgatgttaatttgtcatctaacctgttcataaggcaacacagacatagatgaagttaaaacagAAATATCGGTTTGATCTGAAACTTCCGTGGTCCCCAAGAAAATTTCATCATGAGGCGTTCAATTTCCTTctctaggtgtggtccactttagtattggatatgcttc contains:
- the LOC131228636 gene encoding E3 ubiquitin-protein ligase WAV3-like isoform X2 — protein: MIARGCSARRRAPGRFWVQIHLRPNRLLVSHSSEPACDPRDCGICLQNVKTGQGTAIFTAECSHAFHFPCIAAHVRKEGSLFCPVCNARWKEVPLLAIHKHLPDKGGEEKSTEGEKGEPAAIRDKKGALDTRAYDDDEPLVSPTGPRFHPIPEADEDDEEIEEFQGFFVNPSKPSRADAMNGQDLKRVDAGLMPEAAVVSVGRSHESYAVVLKVKAPPTAQDSNAASLLNPPRRAPVDLVTVLDVSGSMTGAKLQMLKRAMRLVIASLGSADRLSIVAFSGHAKRLMPLSRMSATGQRTARRIVDRLACGQGTCVGEALRKATKVLEDRRERNPVASIMLLSDGQDERAPQNATSRRRRPQHVQSTRFTHLEIPVHESGFGNRQPAHEPAEDAFTKCVGGLLSVVVQDVRIQLGFASGSAPAEISAVYSCSGRPAFVGAGSFRLGDLYAEEERELLVELRVPSSAAGAHHVMSVRCSYRDPATQDLVQCKEQALLVPRPHAVRSSAPKIERLRNLFITTKSIAEARRQADRNDLASATHLLSSARALLLQFTSISADENLLALEAELAELHQRRQQQQIQRRRIPDPTTDESSEPLTPTSAWRAAEQLAKVAIMRKSLNRVSDLHGFENARF
- the LOC131228636 gene encoding E3 ubiquitin-protein ligase WAV3-like isoform X1; amino-acid sequence: MGTGWRRAFCTSIRREPESEKQSPKSCTGFFSTGSNPSTPRLQSQPVSSPRLRCRTTPPAAAPPAHDSPRLLCKTKSPRPLLGSNPSSPKSPSRFSLFRTSLRSSRSSCGICLQNVKTGQGTAIFTAECSHAFHFPCIAAHVRKEGSLFCPVCNARWKEVPLLAIHKHLPDKGGEEKSTEGEKGEPAAIRDKKGALDTRAYDDDEPLVSPTGPRFHPIPEADEDDEEIEEFQGFFVNPSKPSRADAMNGQDLKRVDAGLMPEAAVVSVGRSHESYAVVLKVKAPPTAQDSNAASLLNPPRRAPVDLVTVLDVSGSMTGAKLQMLKRAMRLVIASLGSADRLSIVAFSGHAKRLMPLSRMSATGQRTARRIVDRLACGQGTCVGEALRKATKVLEDRRERNPVASIMLLSDGQDERAPQNATSRRRRPQHVQSTRFTHLEIPVHESGFGNRQPAHEPAEDAFTKCVGGLLSVVVQDVRIQLGFASGSAPAEISAVYSCSGRPAFVGAGSFRLGDLYAEEERELLVELRVPSSAAGAHHVMSVRCSYRDPATQDLVQCKEQALLVPRPHAVRSSAPKIERLRNLFITTKSIAEARRQADRNDLASATHLLSSARALLLQFTSISADENLLALEAELAELHQRRQQQQIQRRRIPDPTTDESSEPLTPTSAWRAAEQLAKVAIMRKSLNRVSDLHGFENARF